The Anolis carolinensis isolate JA03-04 chromosome 1, rAnoCar3.1.pri, whole genome shotgun sequence genome window below encodes:
- the ndufb3 gene encoding NADH dehydrogenase [ubiquinone] 1 beta subcomplex subunit 3, translating into MGHGHEHGHGKVELPDYKMWKIEGTRLEEVQERLARRGLKDPWLRNEAWRYMGGFAKPVSFMDVMSKGFKWGFAAFVVSIAIEYAFFPPKKDGGHH; encoded by the exons ATGGGCCATGGACATGAGCACGGTCATGGGAAAGTGGAGCTTCCAGATTACAAAATGTGGAAGATAGAAGGTACTCGCTTGGAGGAAGTCCAAGAAAGGCTGGCTCGGCGGGGACTCAAGGATCCATGGCTTCG CAATGAAGCATGGCGATACATGGGTGGTTTTGCAAAACCTGTCTCTTTCATGGATGTTATGAGCAAAGGATTCAAGTGGGGATTTGCAGCCTTCGTGGTATCCATTGCAATTGAGTATGcatttttcccaccaaagaaagaCGGCGGGCATCACTga